A window of the Flavobacterium lindanitolerans genome harbors these coding sequences:
- the msrB gene encoding peptide-methionine (R)-S-oxide reductase MsrB, producing the protein MRHYIVLLVSIFAFVSCHSQEKKEISKRETPKQIQKTDAEWKKELTPEQYEVLRKKGTERAFTGEYYNHFEKGNYVCAACGNVLFTSNAKFHSDCGWPSFDQAIKGSVIYKEDTSFGMVRTEVMCAKCGGHLGHVFDDGPAQTTGKRFCTNSVSIKFVPAKK; encoded by the coding sequence ATGAGACACTATATTGTATTGCTGGTTTCGATTTTTGCTTTTGTGTCCTGTCATAGCCAGGAAAAAAAGGAAATTTCAAAAAGAGAAACACCAAAACAAATCCAAAAAACCGATGCGGAATGGAAAAAAGAACTGACACCGGAACAATATGAAGTGCTTCGAAAAAAAGGAACCGAAAGAGCTTTTACCGGAGAATATTACAATCATTTCGAAAAAGGCAATTATGTTTGCGCAGCATGCGGAAATGTTCTTTTTACTTCAAATGCCAAATTTCATTCTGATTGCGGTTGGCCTTCTTTCGATCAGGCCATTAAAGGTTCTGTAATCTATAAGGAAGATACCAGTTTTGGAATGGTCAGAACGGAAGTCATGTGTGCTAAATGTGGCGGACATTTGGGTCATGTCTTTGATGATGGACCGGCTCAAACCACAGGAAAACGTTTCTGTACTAATTCTGTTTCTATAAAGTTTGTACCTGCTAAAAAATAA
- the msrB gene encoding peptide-methionine (R)-S-oxide reductase MsrB, translated as MKYPVNKTEEEWKNELGSERYKILRQKGTEFPHSGKYNLFFEKGTYCCGACGEPLFESSSKFDSHCGWPSFDEALPGKIEYVKDTSHGMLRTEILCANCGGHLGHVFDDGPTETGQRYCVNSLSVDFKEK; from the coding sequence ATGAAATATCCAGTAAACAAAACCGAAGAAGAATGGAAAAATGAATTGGGTTCCGAACGTTATAAAATTTTACGCCAAAAAGGAACCGAATTTCCCCATTCCGGAAAATACAACCTGTTTTTTGAAAAGGGAACCTATTGCTGCGGTGCTTGTGGAGAGCCATTATTCGAAAGCAGTTCTAAATTTGATTCCCACTGCGGATGGCCTTCTTTTGATGAAGCATTGCCTGGAAAAATAGAATATGTTAAGGATACTTCACACGGTATGCTGCGTACTGAAATTCTATGTGCAAACTGTGGTGGTCATTTAGGCCATGTTTTTGATGACGGTCCAACAGAAACGGGACAACGCTATTGTGTCAATTCTTTATCTGTAGACTTTAAAGAAAAGTAA